Within Acidimicrobiia bacterium, the genomic segment GCACGATCGCGAAGAACACGCCGACGCTCACGAGGACGGGGAACGCTCGGGCGTACGGCCCGGGACGCGCGTGCGCCGACACGGCGAGCGCGGCGATCCCGATCACGAGCGCGACGTAGACCGGGCTCGGTGCCAGCTGCACGCATGCGCCCGCCGCGAGCGCCCACACCAGCCAAACACCCGCATGCCACACCGCGACCGAGGCACGAGCCGGCTCGGCAACCGATTCGACGATCAGTGGGACGGCAGGACCCCTGGTTTGCACCCCGCTCGTCACGTCCGTAGCCTGCTTCCTCGACAGGGACGGGGGAAGTCGGTGCGAGACCGACGCTGACCCGCAACTGTGAGCGGCTCTGCGGCATCCGCCGCACTCCGCGAGCCAGGCTACCCGCCTCTGTCCACCGGGCCACCGGTGCTCCCTGTAGGGAGGCCGCCTCCGGGCGGTCGACAAAGGCCCTCGTGGACCAGGGGCCAGTGGAGGTTCATCCGATGACGCGCAGTCGTCGCGTGTTCGCGTGCATCAGCGCGAGCGCACTCGCAGTTCTGTTCAGTTCGTCGGTCGCGCCTGTCGGTGCGGCCGACCCGGCATCACCTGACCCCATTTCCTTGGGCGCGGCCGCAAGCGCGGTCGCGTGGCTGAAGACACAGCAGCAGCCCGATGGTGGCTTCGAGGTCGCCGGATTCGGCGGCTTCGAGACGCGTGACGTCGTGCTCGCCATCGCCGAGCAGGCGCAGACCGGAACCACCTGGAACGCCGCCGCGGCGCGCACCGCCGTGGAGGCGCTGAAAGCGGGCGGATCCGGCCCCACACCGCTCGACTACCTCGAGGATCTTGTTGCCGCGAGCAACGACCCGGGCGTGGCCGCGAAGACGGTCGTGCTCGTGAGCGCGCCCCTCGGCATCGATCCCACCGCGTTCGGCTCCGTCGATCTGTTGACGAAGCTCGGCGGCTGCAACGGCACGGCCAGCCCGACGTTCAACGGGCTCCTCTACATGATGATCGCCCAACAGTTGTTGTGCTCGGGCGCGCCGGCGGCGTCCGTGACCGCAGTCCGTAACGCGCAACAGGCGAATGGTGGCTGGGGATTCGCGGGCGATCCGACGAGCGACGACATCGACAACGACACCACCGCGCTCGCCGTCGAGGCGCTCGTCGGCAGCGGCGCGGGAGCGAGCGATCCCGCGGTGCACGCCGCACTCGTGTTTTTCGCCGAGAACCACCAAGCGAGCGGGGCGTGGCAGTTCTTCGGCGAGGACGACCCGAACTCGACGGCTACCGCGATGCTCGGCATCACCGCGGTGGGCTTCGACGTGACGACTCCCTGCTGGCGCGACATCGTCGCGCCGGCTCTGGCAGGTACCCCGTACACGAGCCCGGATGGGTGGCTCCGATCCCAGCAGCTCACCACCGGCCCGGACGCGGGGCGCGTCCAGAGCCCGGCGGACTCGTTCGGCGTGAACACCATCCCGACGTCGCAGAGCGTCGAGGGACTGCTCCGGTCCTGGCTGCCCGTCGCTCGCGGCGCCGAGCCGACATGCGACGCGCCAGTCCCGGCGCCGCATGTGAGCACGACGGCCACGGTGACCGCGGCCGCCCCGGCCGAAGTCGGCGGGATCGTCGCGACGCAGCCGAGGTTCACGGGGTGACGCGCGCCGCGCGTCTGTTGCTCGCCGTCGCCGCGCTCTTCGCCGGGGTACCGAGCACCGCGACCGCAGCCGGTGACTCCACCGCTGTCGTCGTGATCGACACCGGCGCGAGCGTTCGCGCCGCGGTGATCCACTTCGACGGCTCGATCAGTGGGATCGACGCGCTCGAGCTCGCGGGCGGCAATCCGACGACGTACGGATTTTCGGGCAATGGCGCGGCTGTATGTTCGATCGACGGTGTGGGCAACCCGGCGAACGAGTCGTGTCTCGTCGGGCCGCACAGCGAGTACTGGGCGTATTTCCTCGCGCACGGCGGATCGACGAGCTGGGCGTACTCGCGCGGCTGCGCGTGCACGACGACGGTGCACGACGGCGACGTCGAGGGTTGGCGCTACGGCACCGGCGCCGCACCCCGCTCGTCGGCTTCGTTCTGCGCGTACGTCGCGTGCCCGCCTCCGCCGACGTCTCCAGGCGACGGTGGAACTGGTGGCACGGGAACAACGCCGGCGACAACGGTGCCGGGCGGACCTCCGATCGGACCAGGCGGCGAGCAGAGCGCCGGTAACCCACAGACTGGAGATTCCCGATCGGCTGCTCCCGAGGCGGCGAACACCGATGGAGAGCCGGGTTCCGCCGAGCCGACCACCTCGACGACGCCGCCGACCACGACGTCGAGCGGGCCGCGCGACCGCCCCGACGTGCAGGTCGAGGCGGCGTCCGCGAGCAAGAAGGGCGGAGGTGGCGGCGGCGACGCCACGGGCTCACCCACCGGTGTCGTGATCGCGGCCGGCGCGCTCGCTGCCACCGCGGGAGCGGCGGTGTGGCTCCGCCGCCGGCGAGGCGCGCTCCGGTAGCTTGCACTGCCATGGCGACCCGCACGAGCGCGTTCGGTTCGGGGAAGCGCGAGAGCCACGACGCGAGCGACTTCTACGCGCGCTTCACACCTCCGAAGATCTCCAAAGACGAGACCGTCAACCCATGTCGCGCCGCCGATCAGTTGATCTGTGGCGATGCGCGCGACATGCGCGCGGTCGACGACAACTCCATCGCACTCGTCGTCACGTCACCGCCGTACTTCGCGGGCAAGGAGTACGAGCTCGCGCTCGGCGAAGGTGGCATCCCCGAGAGCTACTTCGAATACCTCGGAATGCTGCGCGACGTATTCGCCGAATGCGTTCGTGTGCTCGAGCCCGGTGGCCGCATCGCGGTGAACGTCGCCAACCTCGGGCGTAAGCCCTACCGGTCCCTCGCGGGTGACGTCACCACGATTCTCCAGGACGAGCTCGCACTCCTGCTGCGCGGCGAGATCATCTGGCGGAAGGCGAAGGGCGCGTCGGGCTCGTGCGCCTTCGGGTCGTACCTGAAGGCGTCGAACCCAGTCATGCGTGACGTTACCGAGCGCGTCATCGTTGCGTCGAAGGGCCGCTTCAACCGCGCGATCGAACCGAAGCGCCGCGCCGAGCTCGGGCTTCCCCACGAGTCGACGATCTCGAAGGAGGAGTTCTTTGCTGCAGCATTGGACGTATGGGAGATCCGTCCCGAGAGCGCGCGCCGGGTCAAGCATCCCGCGCCGTTCCCCGTGGAGCTTCCCGAACGGCTCATCCAGTTCCACACGTACGTCGACGACGTCGTGCTCGACCCGTTCCTCGGATCCGGCTCCACCGCGATCGCTGCCGCGCGCAACAACCGGCGCTACGTCGGCTACGACACCGACCAAACCTACATCGACATCGCCCAAGCCCGTGTTGCGAAGGAAGTCGGGCGCCTTCTCTGAGCGTCAAACGTCAGACGTCCACACGCCCGGGATGTCGATGACGGGGCCCACTTGCATGCCGTTGTCGGCGACGAACTCCGCACCGGTGCAGTAGCGCGACTCGTCGGAGGCGAGGAACAGCGCGACCGCGGCGATGGGTCGGAGGTCCATGCCGGTGACGAGCTCGTCCGCCGACTCTTGCCCCGGTGTCTTCGGCCCCTCGGCGGGCAGGTCGCCCGACCGCTCCTTGCCCACGAGGTCGAAGTGCATCTCGGGGTTGCCGGTCGCCGGGCACACGATGTTGGCGCGCACGCCGTACTTGCCGTTCTCGAGCGCGGTCGACTTCGTGAGGCCGCGCAGACCGAACTTCGCCGCGGTGTACGCGACGGTTCCCGGCAGGGTGAAGATGCTATTGATCGAACCGATGTTCACGATCGCGCCGCGCGTCTCGCGGAGCATCGGTAAGCACGCACGCGTGCCGAGGAACGGACCGAAGCAGTTCACGCGGAAGACCTTCTCGAAGGTCTCGGGAGTGGTGTCGTCGATCGACGAGAGGTGCAGGACCGCGGCGTCGTTCACGAGCACGTCGAGCTTGCCCTCCTGCGCGCGCAGGTCGGCAACCGTCTCGTTCCAGTCGTCCTCCTTCGTGACGTCGTGGTGGCGGAAGCGCGCGCTCGGCCCGATCTTCTCCGCGGTCTCCGTGCCCCGGTCGTCGAGGATGTCGGCTATCACGACCTTCGCGCCCTCGTCGACGAACAGTTGCGCGATCGTGGCGCCGGTGCCGCGTGCTGCGCCCGTCACCAGTGCAACCTTGTCGTCGAGTCTTCCCATATGTCCCCCTGACGCTGCGTTCCCCGCTGCGGCGCAGCGTACGCCGGGGCCGTAGCATCGTGTGCCGGCCTATGCACGTCCTCGCAGTGAACGTCTCCAGCAACCTCTATCTCGTCACCGCGTTCGGCGGCGGCGTGATCTCGTTCCTCTCGCCGTGCGTCCTGCCCATCGTCCCGGGCTACCTGAGCCTCATCACCGGGCTGTCGGTGGGGGAGATCCGAGAGGGAGATCCGCACTACCTCAAGCGCATCGCCGTCAACACCGGCATGTTCGTGCTCGGCTTTACCGTGGTGTTCGTCGCGCTCGGGCTCCTCAC encodes:
- a CDS encoding site-specific DNA-methyltransferase; this encodes MATRTSAFGSGKRESHDASDFYARFTPPKISKDETVNPCRAADQLICGDARDMRAVDDNSIALVVTSPPYFAGKEYELALGEGGIPESYFEYLGMLRDVFAECVRVLEPGGRIAVNVANLGRKPYRSLAGDVTTILQDELALLLRGEIIWRKAKGASGSCAFGSYLKASNPVMRDVTERVIVASKGRFNRAIEPKRRAELGLPHESTISKEEFFAAALDVWEIRPESARRVKHPAPFPVELPERLIQFHTYVDDVVLDPFLGSGSTAIAAARNNRRYVGYDTDQTYIDIAQARVAKEVGRLL
- a CDS encoding SDR family oxidoreductase, with product MGRLDDKVALVTGAARGTGATIAQLFVDEGAKVVIADILDDRGTETAEKIGPSARFRHHDVTKEDDWNETVADLRAQEGKLDVLVNDAAVLHLSSIDDTTPETFEKVFRVNCFGPFLGTRACLPMLRETRGAIVNIGSINSIFTLPGTVAYTAAKFGLRGLTKSTALENGKYGVRANIVCPATGNPEMHFDLVGKERSGDLPAEGPKTPGQESADELVTGMDLRPIAAVALFLASDESRYCTGAEFVADNGMQVGPVIDIPGVWTSDV